A portion of the Saccharospirillaceae bacterium genome contains these proteins:
- the sohB gene encoding protease SohB — translation MEFLIEYGAFLLKAITIVVAILIVVGGVISLSSRQKGSSDGDLIVKKLNDELDDQRDQLQEVLLDKEVLKQLEKAKKKEEKEKDKAAKKAAKDKKEEKEEQRKRVFVLDFDGDIKASDVDLMRQEITAVLTMATKDDEIVITLESGGGMVHSYGLASSQLERIRAKGIPLTVCVDKVAASGGYMMACLADKVVAAPFAIIGSIGVVAQLPNFNRLLKKHDVDFELFTAGEYKRTVTMFGHNSAKAKDKFQSDLEDTHELFKQHVGHYRKNLNIEAVATGDIWYGQQALANGLIDEIGTSDDYLVAACETADVYTVQYEYKKSLQEKLGFAAQAGFESAVTKLLTAANNRMQSKS, via the coding sequence GTGGAATTCCTGATTGAATATGGGGCTTTTCTGCTTAAAGCAATCACCATTGTTGTTGCCATTTTAATTGTTGTTGGTGGAGTCATATCGCTGAGTTCAAGACAGAAGGGGTCCAGTGATGGCGATCTTATCGTGAAGAAGCTGAATGATGAGCTGGACGACCAGAGGGACCAGCTGCAAGAAGTATTGCTTGATAAAGAAGTCTTGAAGCAGCTCGAGAAAGCCAAAAAGAAAGAGGAAAAAGAGAAAGATAAAGCGGCTAAAAAGGCGGCGAAGGATAAGAAAGAAGAGAAGGAAGAGCAAAGAAAGCGCGTTTTTGTCTTGGACTTCGATGGTGATATTAAAGCCAGTGATGTTGACTTGATGCGCCAGGAAATTACCGCCGTACTAACCATGGCAACGAAAGATGACGAAATTGTGATAACGCTGGAAAGTGGTGGCGGTATGGTTCACAGCTATGGGCTGGCATCATCGCAGCTTGAGCGCATTCGAGCTAAAGGTATTCCGCTGACGGTCTGCGTCGATAAAGTGGCTGCCAGTGGTGGCTATATGATGGCCTGTCTGGCGGATAAGGTGGTTGCTGCACCGTTTGCAATTATCGGCTCGATCGGCGTTGTAGCTCAACTTCCTAACTTTAATCGTTTACTGAAGAAGCACGATGTCGATTTCGAGTTATTCACTGCCGGAGAGTACAAACGCACTGTGACTATGTTTGGTCACAATTCTGCAAAGGCAAAAGATAAATTCCAATCTGACCTCGAAGACACGCACGAGCTGTTTAAGCAACACGTGGGACATTACCGAAAAAACCTGAATATTGAGGCCGTCGCTACTGGCGACATCTGGTACGGTCAGCAGGCATTGGCAAATGGTCTGATTGACGAAATCGGTACCAGTGATGACTATTTGGTAGCAGCTTGTGAAACCGCTGATGTTTATACCGTGCAATATGAGTATAAGAAGTCTTTGCAGGAAAAATTGGGCTTTGCTGCTCAGGCTGGATTCGAATCTGCAGTAACAAAATTATTAACCGCGGCAAACAATCGCATGCAAAGCAAAAGCTGA
- a CDS encoding YhdH/YhfP family quinone oxidoreductase: protein MAFLAYRVEETDQGMVASWQEQDTAALPEGDVLIDVEYSSINYKDALSASGNKGVTRAFPHTPGIDAVGTVAESSSSAFSAGDSVVVFGYDLGMNTAGGFAQKIRVPAGWVLRRPMSLTAADAMSWGTAGFTAALSVEKLLRNGISPDSGPVVVTGATGGVGSVAVALLAKLGFEVVAVTGKPDQQAFLESIGASAFLTRDDILNVKGKAMAKPLYQGAVDTVGGDLVSGLLPQVKPEGAITTCGMIAGTKVEASVFPFILRGVSLLGVDSVEIPLTEKQAVLNKVAAEWQLSQLESMTTELGRSQLAGVLAKVLNGEGVGRYRLNLQIN, encoded by the coding sequence ATGGCATTTCTGGCATATCGCGTAGAAGAAACAGATCAGGGAATGGTGGCGTCCTGGCAGGAGCAGGACACAGCTGCTCTACCAGAAGGAGATGTGTTGATTGATGTCGAGTATTCTTCGATCAATTATAAAGATGCGTTATCTGCGAGTGGTAATAAGGGTGTAACCCGAGCGTTTCCGCACACGCCTGGAATCGACGCAGTCGGAACCGTTGCCGAAAGTTCGAGTAGCGCTTTTTCAGCAGGTGACTCTGTTGTTGTTTTTGGCTATGACCTGGGGATGAATACCGCCGGTGGTTTTGCTCAAAAAATACGTGTTCCGGCTGGCTGGGTACTCAGGCGCCCAATGAGCCTTACCGCTGCGGACGCTATGTCCTGGGGTACTGCCGGTTTTACCGCAGCATTGAGTGTGGAAAAGCTGCTGCGTAACGGAATTAGCCCCGACTCCGGACCTGTTGTCGTTACTGGGGCAACGGGTGGCGTCGGTTCTGTTGCAGTTGCTCTGCTTGCGAAGCTTGGCTTCGAAGTCGTTGCTGTAACCGGCAAGCCTGATCAGCAAGCGTTTTTGGAGTCAATCGGTGCCAGTGCCTTTCTTACGCGTGACGATATATTGAATGTCAAAGGTAAAGCCATGGCGAAGCCTTTGTATCAGGGAGCCGTGGATACGGTTGGTGGCGACCTGGTCTCAGGCTTGCTACCACAAGTTAAGCCCGAAGGTGCAATAACAACGTGTGGCATGATTGCCGGTACAAAAGTGGAAGCTTCCGTCTTTCCATTTATTTTACGAGGCGTCAGTTTACTTGGTGTTGACTCCGTTGAGATTCCTCTGACAGAGAAACAAGCGGTTCTGAATAAAGTGGCTGCTGAGTGGCAGCTGTCTCAGCTCGAGTCGATGACAACCGAGTTGGGTCGTTCGCAACTGGCTGGTGTATTGGCTAAAGTGCTGAATGGTGAGGGAGTAGGGCGTTATCGCTTGAATCTCCAGATTAATTAA
- the rne gene encoding ribonuclease E, translating to MKRMLINATQSEELRVALVDGQKLYDLDIEPGTREQKKANIYKGKITRIEPSLEAAFVDFGAERHGFLPLKEISREYFVKDPGPGRINIKDVMREGQEVIVQVDKEERGNKGAALTTQVSLAGRYLVLMPNNARAGGISRRIEGDERQELREAMKGVSVPDKMGVIVRTAGIGRSSEDLQWDLDYLVKLWDAIQNESQNREAPCLLLQESNVIIRAIRDYLRQDIGEVLIDTEKAYAEALGFVQQVMPEYENKFKRYEDSVPLFNRYQIETQIESAFQREVKLPSGGSIVIDPTEALVSIDINSARATKGSDIEETALNTNLEAADEIARQLRLRDMGGLVVIDFIDMMANKNQREVENRLKRALEMDRARVQVGRISRFGLVEMSRQRLRPSLGETSGHVCPRCSGTGVIRDIQSSGLSILRLIEEEAAKENTGQIRAVVPVPVASFLLNEKRNLIAAIEERHNSKVLILPNPHMETPHYEVLRLRPDDSLIGEVSYEHKIEAADVEYGVDLATVENSRPQQKAAVKTVAPATPAPQPSFWNKIGAALATLFDSANDEKEKEKKPAKNNNAKRKNDNNRSRNSKNEQGNDRNNGRGNRNRNESRDNNDNRRKDRQPNKRNDSERGENSRSDSRRKNDSQRDNKRENTRDNSQRNKKRDNDRRDDKRKSEESSTEARNDGQKAQRRDRTQGESPRRRREPREKSNEPSEVVVTASGETKTETEAKVASQATILESAAPEASEDRKPRRERRSRRRNTRSDKDTITETPVTEVSEVATETPAEETPPVKAEKAEEKEVKAADKPAEAKSDSNEAQEEKPRRRNTRRRSRRRNDAEGNSDSNTEAKAGSNAEEKTSPAEKETVVAETSQAPKEETEKIKAAPAEKPTKVEERTTKLEEKTPEVKPAEAEKSDKAKVGTDEKANTRRRSRRRNTGRAANDPRNQGQEVANSEGKAPAETEAESKE from the coding sequence ATGAAAAGAATGCTAATCAACGCCACTCAATCTGAAGAGTTGCGCGTGGCCCTTGTTGACGGCCAAAAACTATACGATCTGGACATTGAGCCGGGCACTCGCGAGCAAAAAAAGGCAAATATCTATAAGGGTAAAATCACCCGTATCGAGCCAAGCCTGGAAGCCGCTTTCGTTGACTTTGGCGCCGAACGTCATGGTTTTTTGCCACTTAAAGAAATCTCCCGCGAATACTTTGTTAAGGACCCTGGCCCAGGGCGCATCAATATCAAGGATGTTATGCGTGAAGGCCAGGAAGTAATCGTCCAGGTCGACAAAGAAGAGCGTGGCAATAAAGGTGCGGCATTAACTACTCAAGTCAGCCTGGCTGGCCGCTACCTGGTATTGATGCCTAACAATGCCCGTGCTGGCGGAATATCTCGCCGTATCGAGGGTGACGAACGCCAGGAATTGCGCGAAGCGATGAAAGGCGTCAGCGTACCTGACAAAATGGGCGTTATCGTTCGTACTGCTGGCATTGGACGCAGCTCTGAAGACCTGCAGTGGGATCTGGATTACCTGGTTAAGCTATGGGATGCCATTCAGAACGAGTCACAAAACCGTGAAGCACCCTGCCTGCTGCTCCAGGAAAGCAACGTCATCATTCGCGCGATCCGCGACTACCTGCGCCAGGACATCGGTGAAGTCCTGATTGATACGGAAAAGGCATACGCTGAAGCACTGGGTTTTGTGCAACAAGTCATGCCCGAATACGAGAACAAATTTAAGCGTTACGAAGACAGTGTTCCGCTATTTAACCGCTATCAAATAGAAACTCAGATCGAAAGCGCGTTCCAGCGTGAAGTTAAGCTGCCCTCTGGCGGCTCAATTGTTATCGACCCAACGGAAGCACTGGTATCCATCGATATCAACTCCGCACGTGCCACCAAAGGTTCAGATATTGAAGAGACGGCTCTGAATACCAACCTTGAAGCGGCAGATGAAATCGCTCGGCAACTGCGCCTGCGCGATATGGGTGGCCTGGTTGTCATCGACTTCATTGACATGATGGCAAACAAAAATCAGCGTGAAGTAGAAAATCGCCTCAAGCGCGCTCTGGAAATGGATCGCGCACGGGTTCAGGTTGGCCGCATATCTCGCTTTGGACTGGTCGAAATGTCTCGCCAGCGCCTGCGTCCGTCACTGGGTGAAACCAGTGGTCACGTCTGCCCTCGCTGCAGCGGCACCGGCGTTATCCGCGACATTCAGTCTTCTGGTCTTTCCATTCTTCGCCTGATTGAAGAGGAAGCCGCTAAGGAAAATACCGGTCAGATTCGGGCCGTCGTGCCAGTTCCTGTGGCCAGCTTCCTACTGAATGAAAAACGCAATCTGATTGCCGCGATCGAGGAGCGTCATAACAGCAAGGTATTAATCCTGCCCAACCCTCACATGGAAACGCCGCATTACGAAGTGTTGCGACTCCGTCCTGACGACAGTCTGATTGGTGAGGTGAGTTACGAACATAAAATTGAAGCGGCCGATGTTGAATACGGCGTTGATCTGGCCACTGTAGAGAACAGCCGACCTCAACAAAAAGCAGCCGTAAAAACGGTCGCACCAGCTACGCCAGCACCACAACCAAGTTTTTGGAACAAAATAGGTGCTGCATTGGCGACGTTATTCGACAGCGCCAATGATGAGAAAGAAAAAGAGAAAAAGCCGGCTAAAAACAACAACGCAAAGCGCAAGAACGATAATAATCGTTCCCGTAACAGCAAAAACGAACAAGGGAATGACCGCAACAACGGGCGTGGCAATCGCAATCGCAATGAGAGTCGTGACAACAATGACAATCGTCGCAAGGATCGCCAACCGAACAAGCGCAATGACTCTGAACGCGGTGAAAACAGCCGCAGTGATTCTCGCCGTAAAAATGACAGCCAACGCGATAACAAGCGTGAAAATACCCGCGATAACAGCCAGCGCAATAAGAAACGCGACAATGATCGCCGTGACGATAAGCGCAAATCTGAAGAATCATCCACTGAAGCCCGCAATGACGGCCAAAAGGCTCAAAGACGTGATCGCACTCAGGGAGAAAGTCCCCGTCGTCGTCGTGAACCCCGAGAAAAATCGAATGAGCCGTCTGAGGTTGTAGTAACCGCTTCAGGCGAAACCAAAACGGAAACAGAAGCTAAAGTAGCAAGCCAGGCAACCATTCTCGAATCTGCAGCCCCGGAAGCCAGCGAAGATCGCAAGCCTCGCCGTGAACGTCGTAGCCGTCGTCGCAATACTCGCAGCGACAAAGACACAATCACTGAAACACCGGTAACGGAAGTTTCAGAGGTAGCGACTGAAACGCCAGCTGAAGAAACACCCCCGGTAAAGGCGGAAAAAGCAGAGGAAAAAGAAGTAAAAGCAGCCGATAAACCTGCCGAAGCTAAATCCGACTCTAATGAAGCACAGGAAGAAAAGCCGCGTCGCCGCAACACGCGTCGTCGTAGCCGTCGTCGCAATGATGCCGAAGGTAATTCAGATTCAAATACTGAAGCAAAGGCTGGAAGTAACGCAGAAGAAAAGACTTCGCCTGCTGAGAAAGAAACAGTAGTCGCAGAAACTTCTCAGGCGCCAAAAGAAGAAACTGAAAAAATCAAGGCAGCTCCAGCAGAGAAACCGACTAAGGTGGAAGAAAGAACGACTAAGCTGGAAGAAAAAACGCCTGAGGTGAAACCTGCCGAAGCAGAGAAATCTGATAAAGCAAAAGTTGGAACCGATGAGAAAGCCAATACCCGACGCCGCTCTCGCCGTCGCAATACTGGCCGCGCTGCTAATGACCCTCGCAATCAGGGTCAGGAAGTTGCGAACTCCGAAGGCAAAGCCCCTGCTGAAACTGAAGCGGAAAGCAAAGAGTAA
- a CDS encoding RluA family pseudouridine synthase has product MSQTQLDTSKVSFVTITDGNHGQRLDNFLLSTLKGVPKALIYRVIRKGEVRINKKRAKADTRIADGDIVRIPPMRIAQRDEAPPVSTVLQGILDDAIVHEDEGLLVVNKPSGLAVHGGSGVNLGLIEALRQMRPTHTFLELVHRLDRDTSGLILIAKKRSVLTALQRMLANKSGISKRYLAMVHGGWSRSVLDVKAPLLRIERQSGERMVIVDEKGKSAHTRTRLLNAGPHYSLIEAEPVTGRTHQIRVHCQYEGHVIAGDQKYRDTGLVEIDKKQGINRLFLHAWQLKFRHPLTGDFLKLEALPDSDFCKALTKGGCHLEI; this is encoded by the coding sequence ATGTCTCAGACTCAACTCGATACCAGTAAGGTTAGTTTTGTCACGATTACTGATGGCAATCACGGTCAGCGACTGGATAACTTTCTACTTTCAACTTTAAAAGGCGTGCCTAAGGCATTGATTTATCGTGTCATTCGCAAAGGCGAGGTCAGGATTAATAAGAAGCGCGCGAAGGCGGATACGCGAATAGCCGATGGAGACATCGTTCGTATTCCGCCGATGCGCATTGCCCAGCGCGACGAGGCACCGCCGGTGTCTACCGTGCTTCAGGGTATTCTGGACGATGCCATCGTCCATGAGGATGAAGGCTTGTTGGTAGTGAATAAGCCGAGTGGGCTGGCTGTTCATGGTGGTTCTGGCGTCAACCTTGGCTTGATTGAAGCACTTCGTCAGATGCGCCCGACTCATACCTTTCTTGAACTGGTCCATCGGCTCGATCGAGACACATCCGGTTTGATACTGATTGCCAAAAAACGCTCGGTACTGACGGCGCTCCAGCGCATGTTGGCAAACAAGTCGGGTATATCAAAGCGTTATCTGGCGATGGTGCATGGCGGCTGGAGTCGGAGCGTTCTTGATGTTAAGGCGCCGCTATTGCGGATTGAGCGTCAATCCGGTGAGCGCATGGTTATTGTCGACGAGAAAGGCAAGTCGGCGCACACCCGAACCCGGTTGCTCAATGCCGGGCCTCATTATTCTCTAATTGAAGCTGAGCCGGTGACGGGGCGCACTCACCAGATTCGTGTTCACTGCCAATACGAGGGGCATGTCATTGCGGGCGATCAGAAATATCGTGATACCGGTCTTGTTGAAATTGACAAGAAGCAAGGGATTAATCGCTTGTTCCTGCATGCATGGCAGTTGAAGTTTCGTCATCCGTTAACGGGTGATTTCCTGAAGCTGGAAGCACTGCCGGACAGTGATTTTTGCAAGGCACTAACCAAAGGAGGGTGCCATCTTGAAATATAA
- a CDS encoding HAD-IA family hydrolase, protein MKYKLIIFDWDGTLVDSTGRIVDSMQQASVEVGLPAVPDMAVQNIIGLGLPEALQTVWPGIDASQMSEMTRVYARHFVYDSKVAMAFFDGVADLLGDLRQAGCKLAVATGKSRKGLDRMLTQMEVDGRPVGEQFAASRCADETRSKPDPLMLKELLDELNIPAEEALMIGDTSFDLNMASALNIDSVAMSHGAHDRSVLLDCQPRAMCHSITELNQWIKQNG, encoded by the coding sequence TTGAAATATAAATTAATCATATTTGATTGGGACGGCACGCTGGTAGATTCAACCGGACGAATTGTTGACAGCATGCAGCAGGCCTCCGTGGAGGTCGGTTTGCCTGCAGTTCCGGATATGGCGGTGCAAAATATTATCGGCCTGGGTTTGCCGGAGGCATTACAGACGGTGTGGCCTGGTATTGACGCATCGCAGATGTCAGAGATGACTCGGGTCTACGCGCGTCACTTTGTATACGACAGTAAAGTTGCTATGGCTTTTTTTGATGGCGTAGCAGACTTACTTGGTGATTTGAGGCAGGCGGGTTGCAAGCTTGCTGTTGCAACAGGAAAGAGCCGCAAAGGGCTTGATCGTATGCTCACCCAGATGGAAGTGGATGGTCGCCCTGTCGGTGAGCAATTCGCTGCGAGTCGATGCGCCGATGAGACGCGATCAAAGCCTGATCCGTTGATGCTGAAGGAATTGCTGGATGAACTGAATATACCAGCAGAGGAAGCACTGATGATCGGTGATACGAGCTTCGATCTTAATATGGCCAGTGCTTTGAATATCGACAGCGTTGCAATGAGTCATGGCGCACACGATCGCAGTGTCTTGCTCGATTGTCAGCCCAGGGCAATGTGTCACTCCATTACAGAACTTAATCAGTGGATAAAACAGAATGGATAA
- a CDS encoding S49 family peptidase — protein sequence MDNENLNHHSTNATVTSRPDDNSKEWRLIEKVVMEMQGEQRRTRRWGIFFKLAFLVYLLAILFMVRLPTENLDKAGAADSYAAVIEVNGVIAADQDASADAIISALRDAFDDEKALGVILRINSPGGSPVQSGYVYDEIKRLKQTRNDFPVYAVIMDLGASGAYYIAAAADEIYADKASLVGSIGVVGSGFGFVDAMEKLGIERRQYTAGSHKGFLDPFTPEKPEEKTFWQGVLKVTHDQFIAQVKNGRGDRLKQDPELFSGLVWSGEQALELGLVDGLSSSSRIARDKLGTEELVNFTYRPTPWDELVSRLGASIGEGIALQVMQHLQIHSDAPNLR from the coding sequence ATGGATAATGAAAATCTGAATCATCATTCTACGAATGCGACGGTTACCAGTCGTCCCGACGATAACAGTAAAGAATGGCGACTGATCGAAAAGGTTGTCATGGAAATGCAGGGAGAGCAACGCCGAACGCGGCGCTGGGGTATCTTCTTTAAGCTTGCATTTTTGGTATACCTGCTGGCGATACTTTTCATGGTTCGCTTGCCTACGGAGAATCTTGACAAAGCTGGTGCTGCTGACAGTTACGCCGCGGTAATTGAGGTCAATGGCGTTATTGCTGCCGATCAGGATGCCAGTGCGGACGCTATTATCTCAGCGCTTCGGGATGCGTTTGATGATGAGAAGGCGCTGGGCGTCATCTTAAGGATTAACAGTCCTGGGGGCAGTCCGGTACAGTCCGGCTATGTTTATGATGAAATTAAGCGCTTAAAACAAACCCGGAATGATTTTCCGGTGTATGCCGTCATTATGGATCTGGGTGCTTCCGGTGCTTACTACATCGCTGCGGCGGCGGATGAAATCTATGCCGACAAGGCCAGTCTTGTCGGTTCAATCGGTGTCGTTGGTTCGGGTTTTGGATTTGTTGATGCAATGGAGAAATTGGGCATTGAGAGGCGCCAGTATACTGCTGGCTCCCATAAGGGCTTTCTCGATCCCTTTACGCCTGAAAAGCCCGAAGAAAAAACATTCTGGCAGGGCGTGTTGAAAGTGACTCATGATCAGTTCATTGCTCAGGTAAAGAATGGCCGGGGCGACCGACTTAAGCAAGATCCAGAGTTATTCAGTGGTCTTGTCTGGTCTGGAGAGCAAGCTCTTGAGCTCGGCTTGGTTGACGGTCTCTCGTCTAGCAGTCGCATCGCAAGGGATAAACTCGGCACAGAGGAACTGGTTAATTTTACCTATCGGCCAACGCCATGGGATGAGTTGGTTAGTCGTCTTGGTGCCAGCATTGGTGAAGGCATTGCCTTGCAGGTTATGCAGCACCTTCAAATCCACTCTGATGCGCCTAATTTACGTTAA
- a CDS encoding YceD family protein yields MSRTMAEARLPQRVDAAKLVESNQRFIADIDSKKLLRLQSAVLSCDVPVSCEIEFDRDEERNRVLSGSCKTQVVMTCQRCLGPVTVSIESDFNLGLVFNDEQAKQLPRRLEPVELDEDARLDLWEAIEDEVLLMLPSFPTHPESECQIKQPTPETTAIEDSDDKRPNPFDVLAQLKQK; encoded by the coding sequence ATGTCGCGCACTATGGCAGAGGCTAGGCTACCCCAGCGTGTTGATGCAGCGAAATTAGTTGAGTCAAATCAACGATTTATCGCCGATATCGACAGCAAGAAACTACTCAGATTGCAATCCGCGGTGTTAAGCTGCGATGTTCCGGTGTCCTGTGAAATTGAATTTGATCGGGATGAGGAGCGTAATCGTGTATTATCCGGTAGCTGCAAAACACAAGTAGTAATGACATGTCAGCGTTGTCTAGGGCCGGTTACGGTTTCCATAGAAAGCGACTTTAACTTGGGGCTTGTGTTTAACGACGAACAGGCAAAACAGTTGCCAAGGCGACTGGAGCCGGTTGAGCTGGATGAGGATGCTCGTCTGGATCTCTGGGAGGCAATCGAAGATGAAGTTCTTCTGATGTTACCCAGCTTTCCGACACACCCCGAAAGTGAATGTCAGATAAAACAGCCAACGCCGGAGACAACGGCAATTGAAGATTCAGACGACAAGCGGCCAAACCCGTTTGACGTTTTAGCTCAGCTTAAACAGAAATAG
- the rpmF gene encoding 50S ribosomal protein L32 produces MAVQKSKVTRSKRGMRRSHDALDNGAALATDPTTGETHRRHHVTADGFYRGKKVVETGND; encoded by the coding sequence ATGGCGGTTCAAAAAAGCAAAGTAACTCGTTCCAAGCGTGGCATGCGTCGTTCTCACGATGCTCTGGATAATGGTGCTGCACTGGCTACAGATCCAACCACTGGTGAAACTCACCGTCGTCACCACGTAACTGCCGATGGTTTCTACCGTGGCAAAAAAGTCGTGGAGACTGGCAACGACTAA